The following DNA comes from Halobacillus litoralis.
TGCGATCGTTGGCTGCTTCAATAAATCGACCAATGTTTGACGATAATCTCTCACTGCAGGTACATAGTCTTGCATCGCCTGGAACTCCTGGTAATAGTCAGGCACGCGAGAAGGCTGATGATAGACTGGCGCATCCTCCGCAAGGGAATCGACAGGCACATCAGCGACAACCTCCCCATTGTGCTCAAGCCGGAAACGTTTAGTATCCGTGACTTCACCGACAGCTACAGCTTCCAGATCGTATTTGCGAAAGACGCTGGCAATCTCTTCTTCGCGCCCTCTCTCTACAACGAGGAGCATCCGTTCCTGAGATTCAGAAAGCATCATTTCATATGCTGTCATATCTCGTTCACGCTGTGGAATCTGATCCAGGTTCATCGTCATACCAGTGCCGGCTTTGCTTGCCATTTCACTTGCAGATGATGTAAGCCCCGCTGCACCCATGTCCTGGATACCAACGAGAGCATCGTGATGGATAACATCAAGACAAGCTTCAATCAGTAATTTTTCCATGAACGGATCGCCGACTTGGACTGATGGACGTTTTTCTTCTGATTCTTCCGATAATTCTTCCGAGGCGAAGGTTGCGCCGTGAATTCCATCGCGGCCTGTTTTCGCACCAACATACATGACCGTATTTCCGATACCGGCTGCGATTCCTTTTTGAATATCTTTGTGATCGATCAACCCTACACACATCGCGTTCACGAGCGGATTTCCGTTGTAGGCATTATCAAACTGTACTTCTCCCCCTACGGTCGGGACGCCGACACAGTTGCCGTAACCTGCAATTCCACGGACGACTTCTTCAAAAAGATACTTCACACGCGGTTGCTCCAATGAACCGAAGCGAAGGGAATTCAATAGCGCTATCGGACGTGCTCCCATTGAAAAGACATCACGCAATATCCCGCCAACCCCTGTCGCAGCGCCTTGATAAGGCTCGACGGCTGATGGGTGATTGTGGCTCTCAATCTTGAAAACTACCGCTTGATCATCACCGATATCGATGACCCCGGCGCCTTCTCCCGGACCTTGCAGAACATGAGGACCTTCTGTCGGGAACTTTTTCAACAGGGGCTTCGAGTTCTTATAACTGCAGTGTTCTGACCACATCACAGAGAACAAACCGATTTCTGTGTAATTCGGCTGTCTACCTAAAATCGATTTAATTGACAGGTACTCTTCATCTGTCAAACCCATTTCCCCATAAACGCGTTTTTCTTCAATTGCCTCTGGACTAATTTCAAGCATTGATGGCATGATGTTCCCTCCAATGTGTCAAAATCGATTCAAATAACCGCAGACCGTCTTCATGGCCGAGCAACGCTTCAACCGCTCGCTCAGGGTGTGGCATCATACCGAGAACATTCCCTTTTTGATTGGTAATACCGGCAATGTTCCCGACCGATCCATTCGGATTATCATCATAAGTGAAGATGATTTGGTTGTTGTCACTCAGTTTCTGGTAGGTTGCTTCATCGCAAAAATAGTTCCCATCCCCGTGAGCGATCGGAATTTGGATTTTTTCTTTTTCTTCATATTGAGAAGTGAATAAAGTGTTCGAGTTCTCCACTGTCAAAGTTTCAAAATGGCACATGAACTTGAGGCGTTCATTGGGAAGCATCGCCCCCGGCAGCAGCCCCATTTCAAGTAGGACCTGGAAGCCGTTGCAGACGCCAAGCACAGGTTTCCCCATTTCTGCAGCTTCACGGATCTGTCCGATTACAGAAGACGTAGAGGCGATCGCTCCCGAGCGCAAATAGTCGCCGTATGAAAAGCCGCCGGGAAGGAGAACAGCGTCATAGTTTGCTAGATTCGCTTCCTGGTACCAGACGAGATCAGCTTCTGCACCTAAATGATCTTTTACAGCGTAATACATGTCACGGTCACAGTTTGAACCTGGAAAAACAACAACAGCGAACTTCACTTAAACAACCTCCTCGATCGTATAGCTGTAATTTTCAATAACCGGGTTGGCGAGCAGCTGATCACACATTTGGTCGATCTGTTTTTCGAGGTTGTCGCTATCTTCCATCACCACTTCCATATATTTTCCGACACGAACATCTTCGACAGTATTGTACTCCAGGGATTGCAGTGAGTTTTGGACGGCTTTCCCTTGTGGGTCGAGCACGCCCTCTTTCAAGGTGATGTGGATCTTTACTTTGCGCATACATTCTCCTCCAGTCGTTGTAAAATATTCTCATACGTCTCGATCAAGCTTCCGATATTTTCGCGGAAGACGTCTTTGTCCATTTTTTTACCTGTTTGGCTGTCCCAAAGACGGCAAGTGTCTGGTGAAATTTCATCAGCTAAAACGATAGTTCCATCCGTACGACGGCCGAACTCCAGTTTGAAATCGATGAGATCAAGACCGGCAGATCTAAATAATTCTATTAAGTGCTCGTTGATGATAAGAGCCTGGTGTTTGATGAATGTAAGTTCTTGTTCATTGATATCTGTCAGGTGGTATGCATGAACGTCATTGATAAGTGGATCATTCAATTCGTCTTTTTTGTAAAACAATTCAATGATTGGCGGGGTGAAGCTTGTCTGTTCTTCAATGCCGAGCCGACGTGTGATACTGCCAGCCGCAATATTACGAACGACGACTTCAATAGGAATGATCGTCGTTTGATCGACCAATTGTTCCGTATCGCTACAAGCTTCAATAAAGTGGGTAGGGATGTTTTGCTGATGCAAGTATTCAAATACTTTTGAGGTAATCAAGTTATTCAGGCGACCTTTGCCTTCAAACTCGCTTTTTTTCTTGCCATTGAATGCCGTTGCGTCATCTTTATAGGATAAAATCAGGCGTCCTGAATCATCTGTCGTATGGTACACCCGTTTCGCTTTACCTTCATACAATAGTGAACCCTTCATAGTAAGAAACACCTCGCTCGATAATTGTTAAAGCAATTGGAAATATCTGTTATACCTGAGGAGCCAGTTTCTGGTTCCTCAGGTATAACATTTTATGGAAATCAGAGTCCGATCCGGTCAAATATGCGGTCGACTTGTTTTAAGTGGTGTTTGTAGTCAAAGCAGCCATCCAGCTGTTCTTCTGACAATGTGGATGTAATCTTGTCATCTGATTCAATCAGTTCACGGAACGGTACTCCGCGTTCCCATGCTTCCATCGCTTTCGGTTGCACCAAATCGTACGCTTCCTCGCGTACCATACCTTCGTCGATGAGCGTCAGCAGCACGCGTTGGGAGAAAATCAAACCATATGTCTTCTCCATATTTTCTTGCATGCGCTCAGGGAAAACCGTCAGATTCTTCACCAGATTTCCAAAACGGTTCAGCATATAATTAAGTGCGATTGTCGCATCTGGCAGGATGATGCGCTCTGCAGACGAGTGGGAAATGTCACGCTCATGCCACAATGGAACATTTTCGAAAGCTGTGACCATTTCACCGCGAAGCACGCGTGCCATCCCCGTCATGTTTTCAGAACCGATCGGATTGCGTTTGTGAGGCATCGCCGAGGAACCTTTTTGTCCTTTTGCGAAATACTCTTCCACCTCACGTGTTTCCGTTTTTTGAAGTCCGCGTATTTCTACGGCGATTTTCTCAATAGATGTTGCAATCAAGGCTAATGTAGACACGTAGTGGGCATGGCGATCGCGCTGTAATGTCTGTGTCGAAACAGTCGCAGCGTCCAGCCCGAGTTTTTCGCAGACATATTCTTCCACATATGGGTCGATGTTCGCGTATGTGCCGACAGCACCAGAAAGCTTTCCAACTTCGATATGCTTTAATGCAAGGTCTAATCGCTCCAAGTTACGCTTCATCTCTTCATAATATAAAGCGAGCTTCAACCCGAATGTGGTCGGTTCCGCA
Coding sequences within:
- the purL gene encoding phosphoribosylformylglycinamidine synthase subunit PurL; this translates as MPSMLEISPEAIEEKRVYGEMGLTDEEYLSIKSILGRQPNYTEIGLFSVMWSEHCSYKNSKPLLKKFPTEGPHVLQGPGEGAGVIDIGDDQAVVFKIESHNHPSAVEPYQGAATGVGGILRDVFSMGARPIALLNSLRFGSLEQPRVKYLFEEVVRGIAGYGNCVGVPTVGGEVQFDNAYNGNPLVNAMCVGLIDHKDIQKGIAAGIGNTVMYVGAKTGRDGIHGATFASEELSEESEEKRPSVQVGDPFMEKLLIEACLDVIHHDALVGIQDMGAAGLTSSASEMASKAGTGMTMNLDQIPQRERDMTAYEMMLSESQERMLLVVERGREEEIASVFRKYDLEAVAVGEVTDTKRFRLEHNGEVVADVPVDSLAEDAPVYHQPSRVPDYYQEFQAMQDYVPAVRDYRQTLVDLLKQPTIASKEWVYDQYDSMVQTNTVVTPGSDAAVLRVRGTKKAIAMTTDCNSRYIYVDPEVGGKIAVAEAARNIICSGGRPLGLTDGLNFGSPENPEIFWQMEKSVDGMSEACRELGTPVISGNVSLYNESFGGQAIYPTPIVGMVGLIEDTAHITQSHVKQAGDLLYVIGETQAEFGGSELQGMIEGKHFGKAPALDLQKEAIRQKQLLTAIRSGLVESAHDLAEGGLGVALAESLFEQELGCDVMVDDDVTAALFSETQSRFLVSIKPENQQAFEQAVTEARKVGTVTGDGVFQVSQEHQVVLEEHITTLKDTWKGAIPCLVKSKG
- the purQ gene encoding phosphoribosylformylglycinamidine synthase subunit PurQ, with the protein product MKFAVVVFPGSNCDRDMYYAVKDHLGAEADLVWYQEANLANYDAVLLPGGFSYGDYLRSGAIASTSSVIGQIREAAEMGKPVLGVCNGFQVLLEMGLLPGAMLPNERLKFMCHFETLTVENSNTLFTSQYEEKEKIQIPIAHGDGNYFCDEATYQKLSDNNQIIFTYDDNPNGSVGNIAGITNQKGNVLGMMPHPERAVEALLGHEDGLRLFESILTHWREHHAINA
- the purS gene encoding phosphoribosylformylglycinamidine synthase subunit PurS gives rise to the protein MRKVKIHITLKEGVLDPQGKAVQNSLQSLEYNTVEDVRVGKYMEVVMEDSDNLEKQIDQMCDQLLANPVIENYSYTIEEVV
- the purC gene encoding phosphoribosylaminoimidazolesuccinocarboxamide synthase, which codes for MKGSLLYEGKAKRVYHTTDDSGRLILSYKDDATAFNGKKKSEFEGKGRLNNLITSKVFEYLHQQNIPTHFIEACSDTEQLVDQTTIIPIEVVVRNIAAGSITRRLGIEEQTSFTPPIIELFYKKDELNDPLINDVHAYHLTDINEQELTFIKHQALIINEHLIELFRSAGLDLIDFKLEFGRRTDGTIVLADEISPDTCRLWDSQTGKKMDKDVFRENIGSLIETYENILQRLEENVCAK
- the purB gene encoding adenylosuccinate lyase codes for the protein MIERYTRPEMGAIWTEENRYQAWLEVELLACEAWSELGVIPREDVTKLREKASFDVERIHEIEAETRHDVVAFTRAVSETVGEERKWVHYGLTSTDVVDTALSYQLKQANEIIRKDLVNFIEILGRKAQEHKHTVMMGRTHGVHAEPTTFGLKLALYYEEMKRNLERLDLALKHIEVGKLSGAVGTYANIDPYVEEYVCEKLGLDAATVSTQTLQRDRHAHYVSTLALIATSIEKIAVEIRGLQKTETREVEEYFAKGQKGSSAMPHKRNPIGSENMTGMARVLRGEMVTAFENVPLWHERDISHSSAERIILPDATIALNYMLNRFGNLVKNLTVFPERMQENMEKTYGLIFSQRVLLTLIDEGMVREEAYDLVQPKAMEAWERGVPFRELIESDDKITSTLSEEQLDGCFDYKHHLKQVDRIFDRIGL